A stretch of the Ischnura elegans chromosome 5, ioIscEleg1.1, whole genome shotgun sequence genome encodes the following:
- the LOC124158630 gene encoding uncharacterized protein LOC124158630: MPVIFVVMLHLKIWLARKELKANIETGFVEILKFSCSSDNNHLFLLSTSHDLLHAKLNEDSDEVTFSMLYHNVLDFDCSFLNLYLISTNGRLFKSEYDDVKCYSELECIGGDDVTLRAISSYRSSDKDSLCLLDSSGNLWLRENGKLSLIEFIKDGDVSNVCQIKNNNESDMIITSGSDFCAMLLGMSRVPFEPDNSACLFRISSPRKGTLCLHSESCPCDKPMNALCDEHTGDCKSDHSSNTIDREIMEDKVSAKDFGQQEVSEKLGFHSTVTGKSAVHVGQMLLDTEVWTYGHNRRGQLGVGDQVPRKNGAVCIRQLRHRGVKRLVSGNGHAMALAIDGRAWAWGDDSSGQLGSKLLGGRVDGGACECRSSPKAVGWPPPAWKATLRDVATGDHHSILLSDCGAMIALGKCVSNSTLMTAPPLDVSSKIDDNEEPIQVFASGSFSACVYSSISLRRSFPKLHASTKTWKELLSRCLLLHTELFPLVPSSPLNKGGGTSGSSHSFSQDEFDLAMQAVMEGNRRILALITLTVESLNQYVQCIQLGGESIVDPEHIPPISHCKEFVKVYRSYLEAVCNLMAVEGFSDLGHYSVAGIQRVKSLFPGESDQRIVAAALFAPVSHWRMYVDLVEMLSHLPLEQQASPSSPSSQLPKVSLSVPELTTISSPSGVTPLHVSQSETVSLCSAADARGVVGGTSTSSSSQRSITCGEEDEIASALKAWRSVSKGREWEQARLRAESTRGFWEDSGRGGLVLSKWKPLSGAGRSGGAELCWRPCQPTQRVIRESWVWGGRSRGGGSSPMLHPPSLWVGRPGTLFTSAASASSSPSPSTPSLVLMNDAFLQVAPNGVTTSHALSTLWVQPLRDDSWEQDQIPQNALKMTMPEDSLTVVASTAEERVAWLKAFNLAISNCLRKECPAIVSAPLESPPASRNASHHFQKHPLYKNAIYTGGWLLGAPHGKGSLEWPDGHSIEGVFKDGMVSGHAKHVKPSVGMYEGQWKGGQYHGYGVMRYANGAVYEGEWRNGVPEGHGVRKEGHFLSSVASVYVGDWVAGCKHGYGVMDDILAGQKYLGMWEKDERSGNGLIVSLDGIYHEGTFAKGSITGHGVMVLEEGTHYEGELRGIGVFGGRGCLTIAPGGHRLEGVLSGSWDSGVRVSGGTFHFQRAPTSPSGERPQPISQTSSWTSSRSSFSSIPSSFGKLCVPPSKKWKSLFQLCREELGLTAEEDEEDYVVIGDVKAGGGALGEEAWRRVWENVAVAITRSQLRLKQKLQQRGKEDVQDEEAACETGNSSVRTGRSDTDDDLVTIPRFGRNYLDRKSYEDIQVYLMKATESKHHPLGCLVSSLASAFNATYGGVRVHPLLLPHAVSELTSITARLYAVCRLLFPALPPLNQGVILDLPSPNLLRGEKVEREELAAAAEEDNVGSIEASDEEEGNEEEMVVTSSGLLHPILMPRVHSSLFVLYALHNKAEDDAYWQRLLKWNKHDDLSLLAFLEVHRKFWACGSELSSVPPVHEQSPQHGHSFVEAVETLQQLKTTFCPIEKLQVIRKTFEKMAWSIQVKLGADFQQLGMDDLFPLFNFIVVKAQILQLGSEIHFVEDFMDSHLKHGELGMMFTTLKACYYQILQEKVG, encoded by the exons ATGCCAGTCATTTTTGTAGTTATgttgcatttaaaaatctggCTTGCTCGTAAAGAACTCAAGGCTAATATCGAGACTGGCTTTGTGGAAATTTTGAAGTTCTCTTGCTCAAGTGATAACAATCACCTGTTTTTGCTCTCAACTTCCCATGATTTACTTCATGCCAAACTAAACGAAGACAGTGACGAAGTTACCTTTTCCATGTTGTACCATAATGTTTTAGATTTTGACTGCTCTTTCTTAAATTTGTATCTAATATCAACCAATGGTCGTTTATTTAAAAGTGAATACGATGACGTGAAATGTTACTCAGAATTGGAATGTATAGGTGGTGATGACGTTACGTTAAGAGCTATATCTTCTTATAGGTCTTCTGATAAAGATTCACTGTGCTTACTCGATTCTTCGGGTAACCTTTGGTTGAGAGAAAATGGGAAATTGAGTTTGATAGAATTCATCAAAGATGGTGATGTTTCAAATGTATGCCAAATTAAGAATAATAATGAGAGTGATATGATTATAACCAGTGGTAGTGACTTTTGTGCGATGCTTCTAGGGATGTCTAGAGTTCCTTTTGAGCCCGATAACTCGGCTTGTCTTTTTAGAATATCTTCTCCTCGTAAAGGAACTCTATGCTTGCACTCAGAGTCTTGTCCTTGTGATAAACCCATGAACGCTCTATGTGATGAACACACTGGTGATTGTAAAAGTGACCATTCAAGTAATACGATAGATAGAGAGATAATGGAAGACAAGGTATCAGCTAAGGATTTTGGGCAACAAGAAGTTTCAGAGAAGTTGGGATTCCACTCTACTGTGACAGGCAAATCAGCTGTTCATGTTGGGCAAATGCTACTTGATACAGAAGTATGGACATATGGCCACAATCGTCGTGGACAGCTCGGTGTCGGCGACCAGGTTCCCCGAAAAAATGGCGCAGTTTGTATTAGGCAGCTCAGACACAGAGGTGTGAAGCGCTTGGTCTCCGGAAATGGTCATGCCATGGCTTTGGCCATCGACGGTCGAGCGTGGGCCTGGGGTGATGACTCCTCGGGGCAGCTTGGCAGTAAACTCCTTGGAGGTCGTGTTGATGGTGGTGCCTGTGAATGCCGCTCATCACCCAAGGCTGTTGGTTGGCCACCTCCTGCTTGGAAAGCGACTCTACGTGATGTAGCCACTGGAGACCACCACAGCATCCTGCTCAGTGACTGTGGAGCAATGATTGCCCTTGGGAAGTGCGT gagTAATTCTACTTTGATGACTGCTCCACCTTTGGATGTCTCCAGCAAGATTGATGATAATGAGGAGCCCATCCAGGTTTTTGCATCTGGAAGTTTTAGTGCTTGTGTTTACTCTTCCATTAGTCTGAGAAGATCTTTCCCCAAGCTTCATGCATCAACTAAGACATGGAAGGAGCTGCTATCACGGTGTCTTCTGTTACATACTGAACTCTTCCCTCTTGTTCCAAGCTCTCCTCTGAACAAGGGTGGTGGTACTTCAGGAAGCAGTCATTCCTTTTCTCAAGATGAGTTTGACTTGGCTATGCAGGCAGTCATGGAGGGGAATCGAAGAATCCTTGCTTTGATCACCCTGACGGTAGAGTCACTAAACCAATATGTGCAGTGTATTCAACTTGGAGGAGAATCTATAGTCGATCCAGAGCATATTCCTCCCATCAGCCATTGCAAAGAATTTGTCAAGGTTTACAGGTCATACTTAGAGGCAGTGTGCAATCTCATGGCTGTCGAGGGATTCAGTGACCTGGGTCACTACTCAGTGGCTGGTATCCAGCGAGTCAAGTCCCTCTTCCCTGGCGAGAGTGACCAGAGGATCGTTGCTGCTGCCCTCTTTGCCCCCGTCAGCCACTGGCGGATGTACGTTGATCTTGTTGAGATGCTTTCTCACCTCCCTCTTGAGCAGCAAGCTAGTCCATCATCTCCTTCCTCACAACTGCCAAAGGTTTCGCTCAGTGTCCCTGAGTTAACTACCATATCATCACCCAGTGGGGTTACCCCTCTGCACGTATCCCAGTCAGAGACTGTTTCCTTGTGCTCTGCTGCAGATGCCAGAGGGGTTGTGGGGGGTACTTCAACGTCATCTTCCTCTCAGAGAAGCATCACTTGTGGGGAGGAGGATGAGATTGCATCGGCATTAAAGGCTTGGCGCTCAGTTTCCAAAGGGAGGGAGTGGGAGCAGGCACGGTTGCGGGCGGAGTCGACACGAGGATTTTGGGAAGACTCGGGAAGAGGAGGATTGGTGCTGAGCAAGTGGAAACCTCTGTCCGGGGCGGGACGTAGTGGTGGTGCAGAGCTGTGTTGGAGACCTTGCCAGCCTACCCAGCGCGTCATCCGGGAGTCCTGGGTGTGGGGTGGGCGCTCTCGTGGTGGTGGTAGTTCCCCCATGTTGCACCCTCCGTCCCTGTGGGTGGGACGCCCGGGGACTCTGTTCACAAGTGCAGCCTCTGCATCATCCTCCCCATCCCCGTCAACGCCTTCACTGGTCCTCATGAATGATGCGTTCTTGCAGGTGGCACCGAATGGGGTGACCACATCCCATGCCCTGTCCACCCTCTGGGTCCAACCATTGAGGGATGACTCTTGGGAGCAGGACCAAATCCCACAG AATGCCTTGAAGATGACAATGCCTGAGGATTCGTTGACGGTGGTGGCATCGACGGCTGAGGAGAGAGTGGCCTGGCTCAAAGCTTTTAACCTGGCCATCTCAAACTGTCTCAGGAAGGAGTGTCCAGCCATTGTGAGTGCACCCCTTGAATCCCCTCCAGCCTCAAGAAATGCATCGCACCACTTCCAGAAACATCCTCTGTACAAAAATGCCATTTATACAG GTGGCTGGCTCTTGGGAGCTCCTCACGGGAAGGGCTCGCTGGAATGGCCTGATGGTCATAGCATTGAGGGTGTCTTCAAGGATGGAATGGTCAGTGGTCATGCAAAGCATGTGAAACCATCGGTTGGGATGTATGAAGGACAGTGGAAAGGTGGACAGTATCATGGCTATGGGGTCATGAG GTATGCAAATGGTGCAGTGTATGAAGGGGAGTGGAGGAATGGTGTTCCTGAGGGTCATGGGGTCCGTAAGGAGGGGCATTTCCTATCTTCAGTGGCATCTGTGTATGTTGGTGACTGGGTAGCTGGATGTAAACATGGCTATGGAGTGATGGATGATATCCTTGCGG GGCAAAAGTACCTCGGGATGTGGGAGAAGGATGAGAGGAGTGGAAATGGATTGATAGTCTCTCTAGATGGCATTTACCATGAGGGAACTTTTGCCAAAGGATCCATCACA GGCCATGGTGTGATGGTCCTTGAGGAGGGTACTCACTATGAGGGCGAGCTTCGTGGCATTGGTGTGTTTGGTGGGCGTGGGTGCTTGACGATTGCACCGGGGGGGCACCGCCTCGAGGGCGTGCTCTCGGGCTCTTGGGATAGCGGAGTGAGGGTGAGTGGCGGCACATTCCACTTCCAGAGGGCACCAACCTCACCGTCTGGGGAGCGACCCCAGCCCATTTCCCAAACCTCCAGCTGGACCTCATCCCGCTCATCATTCTCATCAATCCCTAG TTCCTTTGGAAAACTGTGTGTTCCCCCATCGAAGAAGTGGAAGTCCTTGTTCCAACTCTGTCGGGAGGAGCTGGGGCTCACAGCAGAGGAAGACGAGGAGGACTATGTGGTGATAGGGGATGTGAAGGCAGGAGGGGGGGCATTGGGCGAGGAGGCGTGGCGCAGAGTGTGGGAGAATGTTGCTGTGGCAATAACGCGATCTCAACTGCGACTCAAGCAGAAGCTGCAGCAACGAGGGAAGGAGGACGTTCAGGATGAGGAGGCTGCGTGCGAGACTGGGAATAGCTCTGTGCGAACTGGCCGCAGTGACACTGATGATGACCTCGTCACTATTCCCCGTTTTGGTCGCAATTATCTGGACAGGAAATCTTATGAAGATATTCAAGTGTACCTTATGAAG GCAACAGAGAGTAAGCACCATCCATTAGGTTGCCTAGTGTCCTCGCTGGCATCAGCATTCAATGCCACTTATGGAGGAGTGCGAGTTCACCCCTTGTTGCTTCCTCATGCTGTCTCTGAGTTAACCTCCATCACAGCACGCCTGTATGCGGTCTGTCGATTGCTGTTCCCTGCCTTGCCTCCTCTCAACCAAGGGGTCATCCTCGATCTACCATCGCCCAATCTCTTAAG GGGAGAGAAAGTAGAGAGAGAGGAGTTGGCAGCTGCAGCAGAGGAGGACAATGTTGGATCGATAGAAGCCAGTGATGAAGAGGAGGGCAATGAAGAGGAAATGGTGGTGACCTCTTCGGGTCTTCTCCATCCCATCCTGATGCCTCGAGTGCACTCCTCGCTGTTTGTTCTCTACGCTCTACACAACAAGGCGGAGGACGATGCGTATTGGCAGCGACTGCTCAAGTGGAACAAGCATGACGACCTCTCCCTCCtggccttcctcgaggtccaccG GAAATTCTGGGCGTGTGGATCGGAGCTCTCTTCAGTTCCCCCTGTGCACGAACAGTCTCCGCAGCATGGGCACTCCTTTGTAGAGGCTGTGGAAACACTGCAGCAGTTGAAGACAACATTTTGTCCGATTGAAAAACTTCAAGTCATCCGCAAAACCTTTGAGAAAATGGCATGG